The sequence below is a genomic window from Methanosarcinales archaeon.
ATTGATCAAACTGGATAAATCCGGTAACTGGATGTTCAAAGTCAGACACGCTGATTCGGGCAAGGGCGTTGAAGATCAGTATGATGAGAAGGTGATCACTGCGGTTCTCACTGTTATGGGAGTTCATTAAAGAGGTCGACATGGTAGGAAAATGCAATGGAAATACGGTCGTTAAAACCGCATTTTTAAATATAGATACCCCGACCCTTCAGGAAGGGCTGAAAAGTTTTGAAGGAACCGGAGTTAACAGGACCATGGTTCAGCTCGGTGGAGCTGACATCGAACTCGTATATGTAGACAGGATGAGATGACAAATAAAGGAGGAAGGAGGTAATAAAAGTGTTACTGAAAAAGATTTTTGGTATTATTCTGTTATGCATACTGCTAAGTAGCGTGATGATGGGCTGCATAGACCAACAATCCACTCAAAACTCAAAACAAACATTAACGATCGGATATGGCAAGGATACAAGTGTTGCTTCTCCGCAAATGATGGATTTCATGCCAGAGATGATGGTTCTGGAAAGGCTCATAGAATACAGAGATGGTGAAGTGCTGCCAAGTCTTGCAACTTCGTGGGACATCCAGGATAACGGCAAGACGATAGTTTTTCATTTAAAAAAAGATATTAAATTCTCGGATGGAAGCCCATTTACTGCTGAAGATGTAAAATTTACATTCGACAGGTTGAAAGCACTGAAATATTACCATTGGACTGAAGTTGATCGAATAAAAAGTGTGGAAGTGATTGATCTACATACGATAGCTTTTCATTACGAGGATGGAAAAGAAGGATACATTGCATTGACTGCTTTTGGAGAATATCATTGCAGTATTATGAGTCCCGTATCTGTTGAACCGAAGGGAAATATTAGTGGAAAGATCGTGAATCCCATCGGCACTGGACCCTGGAAGGTCGATAATTATGCAAAGGATCAACAAACGATATTCATATCGAACGAGTATTTTCAAGGTGAAACACCAAAATTGGATAAGATTGTTGTTAAAGTTATACCCGATGCCGAGACAAGGGTCCTGGCTCTCAGATCGGGCGATGTGGCTATGATTGTTGACTATTACCATGGTGGATCCAGCTATACTCCTAGAAATTTATTAGAGCCTTTGAAAAGCGAAGGATTCAATGTAATCAAAAATGAGATGCCGATGACCACGATAATTAATTTCAATTACAAAAAAGAGCCGTGGAACGATGTGAGAGTTAGAAAAGCCGTAAACTATGCAACCGATAAGGATGAGGTTTCAGCACTCTTCGATAACTGGGTGAATCCGGCAAAACACGGATTGTATAGTGAACAAGGACCATACATAAAAGAGGCAAAGGTAGAAGCATATCCCAACGATATAAATAAAGCAAAGACCTTACTTAAGGATGCAGGCTATGGGGAATTGAAGGCAGACCTCATATTGCAGGGTGAAAATCCCGATGAGGTTAAGCTCGGCGAGCTTATACAGGCACAACTCAAAAAAATTGGCATTCAGGTGAAGCTGAGCGTATTGGAGGGTGGTGCATACAGCGAAAGAAGGAATAAAGGGGATTATGATCTTAGGGTAAATTATATTGGAGGTCCCGAAAGGCGCGGCTACACGAGAACAGACGGCAGGTTCAATCCAAACGCTTCAGAGTTCGGGTACGGTGCATACGATGATCCTGAGTTGACAGACCTCCTTGAGAAGGCTGTGTCATCTTTCGATGGCAATGAGCGTCAAGAGGAATTCAAACAGTTTTACCAACTGCTCTACGAGAAGGCAGGTATCGTTCCACTCTACTATGATGCAGTGTTTATTGTAGCAGATAAGAAAGTGAAAGGGATAAAATATATAAGCTCAGAGCCTTGCTTTAGCGGGTTATGGATAGAATGAAGGCAAAATTGAAATAAAATGAAGAAGTACATAGCGAAAAGATTGCTTTTATTGATCCCGATTATGCTTGGGGCTTCTCTACTCTCCTTTTCCATCCTTTATCTTGCTCCTGGAGATCCTGCAGAGCTAATGCTTGAGAGGCAGTTGCAGGGTGCTCCAACTCAAGAACAGATAGATGCGTTCAAAGAGAAGCACGGATTAAACGCTCCAGTTCCAATCCAGTTTGGAGGATGGCTTTATAAGATATCGCATGGTGATCTTGGTACATCACTCAGGACTGAAGAGCCTGTGCTAAAGGAATTTCTTAATAGGTTTCCCGCATCTCTTGTGCTATTTTTTCTCTCGCAGATAATCTCCATTGCAATAGGGATTCCTCTGGGAATTATATCTGCAGTAAAACACAACTCGAAGGTGGACCATTTTTCCAGGTTGATTGCAATGTTTGGTGTTTCCATGCCAAATTTTTGGCTGGGCTTGCTTTTAATTCTTTTCTTTGCGGTTTATTTGGATTTGTTTCCAGCCTTTGGTTATGGAGAGATTTCGCATATAATCCTTCCGGCAGTAGCCTTGGGAGTATCAGGATGCGCATCTATAATGCGGTTAATGAGGGCAAGTATGCTTGAGGTTTTAAACCTGGATTATATAAGGACTGCGAGAGCAAAGGGTTTGTGTGAACAGGTCGTTATAGTAAAGCATGGTTTAAAAAATGCATTAATTCCAGTTGTAACATTTATCGGTTTTCATATCGGGCATCTCTTTTCCGGTATGGTGATTATCGAGACGGTATTTGCATGGCCAGGAGTTGGCAGATTCTTAATTCAATCTATACATTCAAGAGATTTTCCGGTAATCCAAGGCTTTGTTTTGATTATTGCAATGTTTTGTGTCTTTGCTATTCTGATCGTGGATATTTTGTATACATATTTGGATCCCAGAATACGGTATGAATGAGATGGAGAGAATAAAATAATGCTTAAGGTCGTTCAGCAGCTTAAAAAAGATAAAATGGCAGTGATTGGAATGATGATCATCCTTATTCTTACCTTCATTGCGATATTTGCCCCATACTTGTCTTTGTATAATCCAATGGAAGTAAACATGGAGAATCGTTTGCTGAGCCCAAGTGAAAAAAATCCTATGGGAACTGATCAGTTGGGCAGAGACCTTTTAAGCAGGATAGTTTATGGGACACGAGTTTCAATAGCTGCTGCGACAATGGCTACCCTTATGATTATGATTTTTGGGGTAATGATAGGTGCAATAGCAGGATACTTTGGCGGTATAATCGATCAAGCGATAATGCGTATAGTCGATGTATTGTTAGCATTTCCAAATTTGATTTTGACAATAGCGATTGCAGGAATGCTGGGACCTTCACTTATAAACCTTATAATTGCCATGACTGCAACCGGATGGGTAGGTTATTCGAGAATAGTTCGTGGTTCTGTTTTGTCTGTGAAAGAAAAAGAATTCGTAGAGGCGGCAAGAGCGATGGGTTGTAGTAATTCATATATTATAGTACGTCATGTCATACCAAATATTATTTCTCCGGTGATAGTGATTGCAACAATAGGTATGGGGAATACAATTCTATCGATCACCGGATTAAGTTTTTTAGGATTAGGAGCACAGCCTCCTACTCCAGAATGGGGTGCTATGCTTAGTGAAAGTAAATCTTTCATGACAACGGCACCACATTTAATGATTTTTCCGGGATTGATGATTATGATTGTCGTGTTAGCTTTCAATTTCCTAGGTGACGGATTAAGAGATGCATTGGACCCACGGTTAAAACAGGTAATGGTCAAATGACTTGTTGATACAGAATTTAAAATTAGAATATAGGAGAGATAAAGTATGGAATCTAGAAATACTGAAATAAAAGATAAAATCAGAGCTTTTTGGGATAACCCGCATCAGAACTATGATCGTGTTCATGCGCATGGTGTGTACTCAGAGCTGGAAAATGAAATATGGAGAAACGCATTGACTCAATTACTTGGAGAAAAAAAATTAAAAATACTGGATATAGGTACTGGTACCGGCTTCTTGGCATTGTTGCTGGCTGAGATGGGGCATAATGTGACAGGGGCTGATTGGTCAAATAGTAAACTGGAAGAGGCGAAAAAGAAGATAAAGGGCGAGATTACTATTAAGTTTGTGAAAGAAGATGCAGAAGACCTATCCTTCGAAGGCGATATATTTGATGCAGTGGTTAGCAGGCATGTGATCTGGACATTAACAAATCCAAAGGCAGTAATTAATGAATTGATAAGAGTGACAAAGCCTAAAGGACAAATCATAGTAGATGTGCCAGAAAAAAATTCTCATGTTGGTAATCATCATTTTGGTGAGG
It includes:
- a CDS encoding ABC transporter substrate-binding protein; the encoded protein is MMGCIDQQSTQNSKQTLTIGYGKDTSVASPQMMDFMPEMMVLERLIEYRDGEVLPSLATSWDIQDNGKTIVFHLKKDIKFSDGSPFTAEDVKFTFDRLKALKYYHWTEVDRIKSVEVIDLHTIAFHYEDGKEGYIALTAFGEYHCSIMSPVSVEPKGNISGKIVNPIGTGPWKVDNYAKDQQTIFISNEYFQGETPKLDKIVVKVIPDAETRVLALRSGDVAMIVDYYHGGSSYTPRNLLEPLKSEGFNVIKNEMPMTTIINFNYKKEPWNDVRVRKAVNYATDKDEVSALFDNWVNPAKHGLYSEQGPYIKEAKVEAYPNDINKAKTLLKDAGYGELKADLILQGENPDEVKLGELIQAQLKKIGIQVKLSVLEGGAYSERRNKGDYDLRVNYIGGPERRGYTRTDGRFNPNASEFGYGAYDDPELTDLLEKAVSSFDGNERQEEFKQFYQLLYEKAGIVPLYYDAVFIVADKKVKGIKYISSEPCFSGLWIE
- a CDS encoding ABC transporter permease; the encoded protein is MKKYIAKRLLLLIPIMLGASLLSFSILYLAPGDPAELMLERQLQGAPTQEQIDAFKEKHGLNAPVPIQFGGWLYKISHGDLGTSLRTEEPVLKEFLNRFPASLVLFFLSQIISIAIGIPLGIISAVKHNSKVDHFSRLIAMFGVSMPNFWLGLLLILFFAVYLDLFPAFGYGEISHIILPAVALGVSGCASIMRLMRASMLEVLNLDYIRTARAKGLCEQVVIVKHGLKNALIPVVTFIGFHIGHLFSGMVIIETVFAWPGVGRFLIQSIHSRDFPVIQGFVLIIAMFCVFAILIVDILYTYLDPRIRYE
- a CDS encoding ABC transporter permease, producing MLKVVQQLKKDKMAVIGMMIILILTFIAIFAPYLSLYNPMEVNMENRLLSPSEKNPMGTDQLGRDLLSRIVYGTRVSIAAATMATLMIMIFGVMIGAIAGYFGGIIDQAIMRIVDVLLAFPNLILTIAIAGMLGPSLINLIIAMTATGWVGYSRIVRGSVLSVKEKEFVEAARAMGCSNSYIIVRHVIPNIISPVIVIATIGMGNTILSITGLSFLGLGAQPPTPEWGAMLSESKSFMTTAPHLMIFPGLMIMIVVLAFNFLGDGLRDALDPRLKQVMVK
- a CDS encoding methyltransferase domain-containing protein, whose protein sequence is MESRNTEIKDKIRAFWDNPHQNYDRVHAHGVYSELENEIWRNALTQLLGEKKLKILDIGTGTGFLALLLAEMGHNVTGADWSNSKLEEAKKKIKGEITIKFVKEDAEDLSFEGDIFDAVVSRHVIWTLTNPKAVINELIRVTKPKGQIIVDVPEKNSHVGNHHFGEEIGKELPFYNGADPEEVVKMFEEAGLGNISVRNFEKMTLVKGEKL